One window of the Oncorhynchus keta strain PuntledgeMale-10-30-2019 chromosome 31, Oket_V2, whole genome shotgun sequence genome contains the following:
- the LOC118367510 gene encoding GA-binding protein subunit beta-1-like isoform X1 has translation MSLVDLGKRLLEAARAGLDDDVRTLMVNGAPFTTDWLGTSPLHLAAQYGHHSTAEVLLRAGVSRDARTKVDRTPLHMAATEGHSNIVELLVSQSGADINAKDMLKMTALHWAAQHGHREVAELLLKYGADVHSLSKFDKTPFDIAMDTSNTELMILLQDGMQNQVNMNPEPQFIISSAGVVNLSDLVNTTAKSGDSVSTTSVLATLAALAEASGPMGNNAGKSEDAIAADSVDSAIQHVVGDGGQRVITIVTDQHGNLQPAGLGQQFFVTMQGQQMVAVPAGQITEEVVEQEPYPSLARKRRIEPAVILTRPKEKKAKSGDSSREQLQKQLQEANRKAQEYRTQLLQKEQEAEQYRLRLEEAIEQQQSNNTSNATGSTCTGVQEVEEEVVQIEKQHETEERVVEEDKVEGEEDVPFLEDTILVKVEEELDSGEGEQITVDETEETEKASTKVTTTPKRGRGRGRGRGRRR, from the exons ATGTCACTGGTTGACCTGGGGAAGCGGCTGCTGGAGGCTGCACGGGCAGGGCTGGATGATGATGTCAGGACCCTCATGGTCAATGGAGCTCCCTTCACCACTGATTGG CTGGGGACATCCCCGCTCCATCTAGCGGCTCAGTACGGACACCACTCCACTGCTGAGGTGCTCCTTCGAGCAGGTGTTAGCAGGGATGCCCGGACCAAAGTGGACAGGACCCCACTCCACATGGCGGCCACAGAGGGCCACTCCAATATAGTGGAGCTGCTAGTCAGT CAGAGCGGAGCGGACATCAACGCTAAGGACATGCTGAAGATGACAGCCCTGCACTGGGCGGCTCAGCACGGTCACAGAGAGGTGGCAGAGCTGCTGCTCAAATATGGAGCAGACGTCCACTCCCTCAGCAAGTTTGACAAGACGCCCTTTGACATTGCCATGGACACCAGCAATACTGAGCTCATGATACTGTTACAG GATGGCATGCAGAACCAAGTGAACATGAACCCAGAGCCCCAGTTCATAATTTCCTCTGCTGGGGTCGTGAACCTCTCTGACCTCGTCAACACCACCGCCAAGTCAG GAGACTCTGTCTCTACCACCTCAGTCCTGGCAACACTGGCAGCCCTGGCAGAAGCCTCCGGTCCCATGGGTAACAATGCAG GCAAATCTGAGGATGCGATCGCTGCAGATTCTGTGGACTCGGCCATTCAGCATGTAGTGGGTGATGGAGGTCAGAGGGTCATCACCATAGTGACGGACCAACACGGCAACCTGCAGCCAGCGGGACTTGGACAGCAGTTCTTTGTCACTATGCAGGGGCAGCAAA TGGTGGCAGTCCCGGCTGGTCAGATCACAGAGGAGGTGGTGGAACAGGAGCCTTATCCCTCTCTGGCACGCAAGAGGAGAATAGAGCCTGCAGTCATCCTAACCAGACCCAAAGAAAAG AAAGCGAAGTCAGGGGACAGCAGCCGGGAGCAGCTCCAGAAGCAGTTGCAGGAGGCCAACCGGAAGGCCCAGGAGTACCGCACACAGCTCCTACAGAAGGAGCAGGAGGCTGAGCAGTACCGCCTCCGACTAGAGGAGGCCATAGAGCAACAGCAGAGCAACAATACCAGCAATGCTACTGGTTCTACCTGCACAGGTGTccaggaggtagaggaggaggtggtccaaatagaaaaacaacatgagacagaggagagagttgTAGAGGAAGACAAagtggaaggggaggaggacgTCCCATTTCTGGAAGATACCATTCTGGTTAAAGTGGAGGAGGAGCTGGATTCAGGGGAGGGAGAACAGATAACAGTGGATGAGACCGAGGAAACGGAGAAGGCTTCAACTAAGGTCACAACAACCCCCAaacgggggagagggaggggacgaGGACGTGGGAGGAGGCGGTAG
- the LOC118367510 gene encoding GA-binding protein subunit beta-1-like isoform X2, whose protein sequence is MSLVDLGKRLLEAARAGLDDDVRTLMVNGAPFTTDWLGTSPLHLAAQYGHHSTAEVLLRAGVSRDARTKVDRTPLHMAATEGHSNIVELLVSSGADINAKDMLKMTALHWAAQHGHREVAELLLKYGADVHSLSKFDKTPFDIAMDTSNTELMILLQDGMQNQVNMNPEPQFIISSAGVVNLSDLVNTTAKSGDSVSTTSVLATLAALAEASGPMGNNAGKSEDAIAADSVDSAIQHVVGDGGQRVITIVTDQHGNLQPAGLGQQFFVTMQGQQMVAVPAGQITEEVVEQEPYPSLARKRRIEPAVILTRPKEKKAKSGDSSREQLQKQLQEANRKAQEYRTQLLQKEQEAEQYRLRLEEAIEQQQSNNTSNATGSTCTGVQEVEEEVVQIEKQHETEERVVEEDKVEGEEDVPFLEDTILVKVEEELDSGEGEQITVDETEETEKASTKVTTTPKRGRGRGRGRGRRR, encoded by the exons ATGTCACTGGTTGACCTGGGGAAGCGGCTGCTGGAGGCTGCACGGGCAGGGCTGGATGATGATGTCAGGACCCTCATGGTCAATGGAGCTCCCTTCACCACTGATTGG CTGGGGACATCCCCGCTCCATCTAGCGGCTCAGTACGGACACCACTCCACTGCTGAGGTGCTCCTTCGAGCAGGTGTTAGCAGGGATGCCCGGACCAAAGTGGACAGGACCCCACTCCACATGGCGGCCACAGAGGGCCACTCCAATATAGTGGAGCTGCTAGTCAGT AGCGGAGCGGACATCAACGCTAAGGACATGCTGAAGATGACAGCCCTGCACTGGGCGGCTCAGCACGGTCACAGAGAGGTGGCAGAGCTGCTGCTCAAATATGGAGCAGACGTCCACTCCCTCAGCAAGTTTGACAAGACGCCCTTTGACATTGCCATGGACACCAGCAATACTGAGCTCATGATACTGTTACAG GATGGCATGCAGAACCAAGTGAACATGAACCCAGAGCCCCAGTTCATAATTTCCTCTGCTGGGGTCGTGAACCTCTCTGACCTCGTCAACACCACCGCCAAGTCAG GAGACTCTGTCTCTACCACCTCAGTCCTGGCAACACTGGCAGCCCTGGCAGAAGCCTCCGGTCCCATGGGTAACAATGCAG GCAAATCTGAGGATGCGATCGCTGCAGATTCTGTGGACTCGGCCATTCAGCATGTAGTGGGTGATGGAGGTCAGAGGGTCATCACCATAGTGACGGACCAACACGGCAACCTGCAGCCAGCGGGACTTGGACAGCAGTTCTTTGTCACTATGCAGGGGCAGCAAA TGGTGGCAGTCCCGGCTGGTCAGATCACAGAGGAGGTGGTGGAACAGGAGCCTTATCCCTCTCTGGCACGCAAGAGGAGAATAGAGCCTGCAGTCATCCTAACCAGACCCAAAGAAAAG AAAGCGAAGTCAGGGGACAGCAGCCGGGAGCAGCTCCAGAAGCAGTTGCAGGAGGCCAACCGGAAGGCCCAGGAGTACCGCACACAGCTCCTACAGAAGGAGCAGGAGGCTGAGCAGTACCGCCTCCGACTAGAGGAGGCCATAGAGCAACAGCAGAGCAACAATACCAGCAATGCTACTGGTTCTACCTGCACAGGTGTccaggaggtagaggaggaggtggtccaaatagaaaaacaacatgagacagaggagagagttgTAGAGGAAGACAAagtggaaggggaggaggacgTCCCATTTCTGGAAGATACCATTCTGGTTAAAGTGGAGGAGGAGCTGGATTCAGGGGAGGGAGAACAGATAACAGTGGATGAGACCGAGGAAACGGAGAAGGCTTCAACTAAGGTCACAACAACCCCCAaacgggggagagggaggggacgaGGACGTGGGAGGAGGCGGTAG